The Corynebacterium poyangense genome includes a window with the following:
- a CDS encoding lytic transglycosylase domain-containing protein yields MGCGCGTILAIITLISFVGWALSMMDGSPPMRQYQAVPDHVPPDPGAAVPQVEIHQGGRPANALAWWADPIAERTNIPPQALRAYAYAELYAAEAWPNCHLKWNTLAGIGQVETRHGTYSGRMFGTASLDENGVVHPPIIGVPLDGSPGFAHIPDTDGGQLDGDPVYDRAVGPMQFIPSSWRQYGMDGNGDGVADPNQIDDAALTAAHLLCTESDLATADGWTSAISSYNQSTKYTRDVRDAANSYALEQPAV; encoded by the coding sequence ATGGGATGTGGGTGTGGCACGATCTTGGCAATCATCACACTCATTTCCTTTGTAGGTTGGGCTTTATCCATGATGGATGGTTCCCCACCCATGAGGCAATATCAAGCGGTGCCAGATCATGTTCCACCAGATCCTGGGGCAGCGGTGCCACAAGTAGAGATCCATCAGGGGGGACGTCCGGCCAACGCTTTGGCGTGGTGGGCGGATCCCATTGCTGAACGTACTAATATTCCGCCTCAGGCTTTGCGTGCCTATGCGTATGCTGAACTATATGCTGCCGAAGCATGGCCAAATTGTCATCTGAAATGGAATACTCTCGCTGGGATCGGTCAAGTAGAAACTCGTCACGGAACCTATAGCGGCCGGATGTTCGGGACGGCCTCGTTGGATGAGAATGGGGTAGTGCATCCCCCGATAATCGGTGTTCCCTTGGATGGATCTCCGGGCTTTGCTCACATTCCAGATACTGATGGTGGGCAGCTTGATGGTGACCCCGTTTATGATCGGGCGGTAGGGCCGATGCAATTTATCCCGAGTTCCTGGCGTCAGTACGGTATGGATGGCAATGGTGATGGGGTAGCTGACCCCAACCAGATTGATGACGCTGCCTTGACTGCGGCACATTTGCTGTGTACTGAATCTGATTTAGCTACGGCGGACGGATGGACGTCGGCCATATCTTCTTATAATCAGTCGACAAAATATACTCGCGATGTCAGAGATGCGGCGAATTCCTATGCCTTGGAGCAGCCCGCGGTATAA